GCGGCGCCCGGAGACGCGGTTGATGGGGCGATGCTGCGGGGCACCGAAGCTAATCATCAGACCGCGAGAGCCGCGCAGAGGCCGCGTTGATGGCCGGGCTCGATGCGTCTATGTTTGGCAGGCGTCGCCGCCCCGTCCGGGACGGTAAAACACTCCAACAGCCGCGTGTCCCTCCCGATGCCTCCGTCCACACTCCCGCTGATCGTCGTTTGCTGGCTCGGTGCGTGCGCGGCGGGCTGCGACATCACGTTGGCCGTGTCGGCCGGGGCGCAGACTGCGGAGTGACGAATACTATTGCGCTGGGTGCATCGGAGAACATGAGCGATCCCGCGTGCGAGAACTGCGCGACGGTGCTCGTCGGCGCGTTCTGCCATGCTTGCGGGCAGGCGGCCGGCCCGCCAGCGGCGTCGGTGCGGGCGTTCGCCAGCCAGGCAGCGGCCGACCTCACCAACCTGGACTCGCGCCTTCTCCGCACGCTGGGCACGCTGCTGGGGCGTCCGGGGCGGCTGACCCGCGAGTACCTGGACGGGCGACGCGTCCGGTACACGCAGCCTCTGCAGCTGTACCTGGGAGCCGCGGCGGCGTTCTTCTTCGTCAACGCGTATCGCCCGTTCCTGACGTTCGATCCGCGGACCACGAGGGTCGTCAGCTCGCTCAACGCCATCGGCGTCAGCGGCACCGTCAGCAGGGAATCGCTCGCGCCGCTGGCGTCGCGCGGCATCTCGATGGAGCTGTTCCGCGAGCGCTTCGAGGCGACGGTAACCGGATACCTGCCCGCGTTCCTGGTGGCGTCGGTGCTGCTGTTCGGGCTGGTGCTTCACCTGTTCCATCGCCGCGCGCCCGCCGGGTACGTGGGCCACGTCGTGTTTTCGCTGCACTGGAGCGCGTTCTTCCTGCTCCTGATGATCCTCGACCGGCTGCTGCCGGCGCGCCCCCCGGGCCAGCTTCCCGGTCTGACGGACGCGCTGATTGCACTCATCGCGTCCGTTTACCTGGGCGTCGCCCTTCACCGGGTGTACGGGGGAGGCTGGCTGCCAACCGTCCTCAAGACGGTGTGCCTCTACCTCCTCTATCAGGTGCTGCTCAGCCTCTGGATGCTCTCCGCCATCGCGCTCGCCTTTACGGTGCTCCTCTGACGACGGCCGGCAGCATGGGACAGCCCATCTACGACACCATCGGCATCGGCTACTCCGCCTATCGCCGCCCCGACCCTCGCATCGCCGCGCAGATCGCCGACGCGCTGGGCACGGCGTCCACCGTCCTGAACGTGGGCGCCGGGGCAGGATCGTACGAGCCGGCGGACCGGAGGGTGGCCGCGGTGGAGCCGTCCGGGGAGATGATCCGCCAGCGGCTTCCCGGCGCGGGGCCGGCCGTACGCGCTTACGCCGACCACCTGCCCTTCCGCGACGGCTCGTTCGATGCCGCGCTTGCCGTGCTGACCATCCACCACTGGCCGGACTGGCGAGCCGGGCTGCAGGAGATGCGGCGGAGTGCCCGCGACCGCGTCGTCATCCTCACGTGGGATCCCGAGCATCCCGGGTTCTGGCTGGTGCAGGACTATTTCCCCGAAATCGTGGAGATGGACCTGCTCACCATGCCTGCGATCGCGCAGATGGAGAGCGTCCTGGGCCCGGTGGAAGTCCGTCCCGTTTTTGTCCCGGCGGACTGCACGGACGGCTTTCTCGGCGGCTACTGGCGCCGGCCGGAGCGCTACCTGGATGACGGCGCGCGCGGGGCCATCTCGGCGTTCGCCAAGCTCCGCGATCCGCGCCCCGGCCTGGAGCGGCTGCGGGCCGACCTCGCGGATGGCTCGTGGAACGTGCGCCACGGCTACCTCCTGGCTCGCACCGCGCTCGACATCGGCTATCGCCTGATCGTTGCCTCGGCGGGGTCCCGTCACGCATACTGAACGGTCGGTCCGAGCCTCCTCCGGCGGTCCCGGGGCACGCGGCATCCCTTCCGCCGCGTCAGGTACGCCGCGTTCACCTCTCGCCTTCCCCTGATGATGATCCGCATCGCCCGGCTCTCGCTGATGCTCGCGCTGGTGCTCGCTGCCCCGTCGCGGGCGCAGCAGGGTGCGCCTCCGCCGCCGGAGCGGACGGACGCGGCGCTCACGGCGCGGCTCGACAGCCTGGTGCGCGGCTTTCGCGGCCACGTGGGCATCTACGTGCGGCACCTGCCCACGGGCGCCACCGTGGCCATCGACGCCGACACGGTGTTCCCCACGGCCAGCATGATCAAGGTACCCATCCTGCTGACGCTGTACGACCAGGTGCAGCAGGGCCGGCTGAGCCTGGACGCGCGCGTGCCCTACCCCGACACGCTCACCTACCGCTACACGGAAGCGACCGACGTGGTGGGCTACATGGCGGCGGGCGACACGCTGCCGCTGCGGGAGCTCGCGTTCCTGATGCTGACCATCAGCGACAACCACGCGAGCCTGTGGATCCAGGCGCTGGTGGGGGGCGGCGCGGCGGTGAACGAGTGGCTGGATGAGCACGGGTTCCGCCACACCCGCGTGAACTCGCGGACGCCGGGGCGCGAGCAGGCGCGGTCCGTCTACGGGTGGGGCCAGACCACGCCCCGCGAGATCGCCGAGGCGCTGGTGATGATCCGGGAGGGACGCGCCGTCAGCCCGCGCGCGTCGGAAGAGATGTATCGCATGCTCACCCGGAGCTACTGGGACCAGGAAGCGCTCTCGCAGATTCCGCCCACCATCCAGGCCGCCTCCAAGCAGGGCTTCGTCGACCGGTCGCGCTCCGAGGTGCTGCTGGTGAACGCGCCCACGGGCGACTACGTGCTGGCCATCATCACCAAGAACCAGGTGGATACCGGCTACCAGCCCGGCAACGAGGGATCGCGCCTGCTGCAGGCCGTCTCGCGCGCGGTCTACGAGCACTTCAACCCGGAAGACACCTGGCGCCCGGCGCGATGATGGGTCCACATCTTACGACCTCTGCTTTACTGTCATGATCGTCCACGAATCCAGCTACAAGCGCTGGCTGCAGAAGCAGGGAGTCGGCTCCAAGGATCGCGTTGCAGATTCCGCGGCGTCGTACATCTCCTATCTCCGGTCCGTTTCCAGTCTCCTCGGTGAGGCGATCTCACCGGAGATCCTGTCCGACGAGGGAGACGTCGAACGGATCTTGAGGCGGATCCGCGGGATGAGAGCCGACAACACCGTGCGAAACTACGGATCGGCGATGCGCCAGTACGTAGCCATGGTTGAAGCCGGTGCTCATCCGTGAGCGCCCCCGAGTCCATCGTCCTGAGCTGGAGCGGCGGCAAGGACAGCGCGCTTGCCTTGGCGCGACTCCTCGACGATCCGCGCTTCCAAGTTGTGGCCCTGCTCACTACCGTGACCGCCGGCTACGACCGCGTGAGCATCCACGGCGTCCGGCGCGCGCTGCTGGATGCGCAGGCGGAGGCGATCGGCGTTCCGGTGCACGAGGTGACGCTGCAGCCGGAAAGCAGCAACGAGGCGTACGATGCGGCGCTGGCGGAGGCGCTGGATCGGCTGCGCGAACGGCACCCGGAGGTCCGGCGGATCGCGTTCGGCGACATCTTCCTGGAGGATGTGCGGCAGTACCGCGAGCAGCGCATCGCCGCATCCGGGTACGGCGCCGTATTCCCGCTGTGGGGCGAGGCGACGGACTTGCTCGCCCGAGAGGTGATCAGCCGCGGGATGGAAGCCCGGCTGGTCTGCGTAGACACGGATGCACTCCCCGCCGCGTTCGCGGGACGGCCGTACGACGAATCGCTGCTGGCGGACCTGCCGGACGGCACCGACGCGTGCGGCGAGAACGGCGAGTTCCACACGTTCGTCTCGGCGGGCCCCGGCTTCCGCGAGCCCATCCCGTACGATGTCGGCGAGGTGGTGATGCGCGGCGAACGCTTCGCGTACTGCGACCTGGTGCCCGCGCACGCCCACGCCTGAGCGTTCCGGGAGTTCGCTGTTCGCCATTGGAACCGGTTCAAGCGCCAAACCCCGTGGTTCACCGACGACTGAGCCGCGAATCCCGGCCGGTGTGCCGCCGGCCGGAGGGGTGCCGGAGTATGGCGATGGCGGAGAACGGCGCGTGGTGCGCGGTGTGTGGCGGATCCCTCGGTCGCTGCGAAGTTTGGTCAACCGGCAGGTTCTACGTGGCCGCTCCGTCGGGATGATAGCGTGTGCTTCGGCAGGTGCGACGTGCGTGCAGGGTTCACCCGCTCCCGATGCGTCCCGCACTTCCGCACTGACGCACTCACGCACTGCTGTCCCCTCTGGCACGCAGCTTCCGATGCACCCGCCCGCAAACCCGACTCGTCACCAGGAGAACGCAGTGTCCGAGCAAGCCGGTCCCGTGGCCGCCCTGGAAGTGACGCCCCCGTCGCAGCTGGCCAGCACCGGCCGCGCCGCCGAGCTGGCGCAGCTGCTCCAGGGGCGGCGAGGCGAGCGGCACATCGTTGCGCTGCAGGACTTTCCCGACCCCGACGCCATCTCGTGCGGCCTGGCCTACCGCGAGATCGCCCACCGGTTCGGCATCGCCGCCGACCTGGTGTACGACGGGCAGATCAGCCACCCGGAAAACCGCGCGCTCGTGAACCTGCTGGGCGTTCCCATCCAGCAGTACGAGCCCGAGATGGACCTGGAGACGTACGCCGCCGCCGTGTTCGTCGACAACCAGGGCTCCACCACCCACCTGACGGACCGGCTGAAGGAAGCGGGCGTGCCCACGCTGGCGGTGGTGGACCACCACGACCCCGATGACGTGCTGGACCCCATCTTTTCCGACGTGCGGCCGATGGGCGCCGCGGCCACCATGTTCGTGGAGTACCTGTCCAGCGGCGAGCTGCTGACGCTGGAACGGAACAACGAGCACCACACCCGCCTGGCCACGGCGCTGATGCACGGCCTGCACAGCGAAACCGACGGCTTCGTGCACGCGCGGGCGCCCGAGTACCGCGCGGCGGCACACCTGGCGCCCTTCATCGACCCGGACCTGCTGGAAGAAGTGCTGTGCGTGCAGAAGTCGCACGCCACGCTGTCGGTGATCGAGCAGGCGCTGCACAACCGCGTGGTGCGCAACGGCTTTTCGGTGGCGGGGGTGGGCTACGTGCGGTGGGCCGAGCGCGACTCCATTCCCGTGGCCGCCGACTTCCTGCTGACGGAGGAGAACGTGCACACCTCCGTGGTCTTCGGGCTGCTGGCGGAAGAGGACGGGCGCGAGGTGGTGTCGGGAAGCCTGCGGACGCACCGGCCCACGCTGCACGTGGACGAGTTCCTGAAGCGCGCCCTGGGCGAAGACCTGCGCGGCCGCCCGTACGGCGGCGGGCGCAGCCGTGCGGGCGGGTTCGAGATCGACGTGGGGTTCCTGAAGGGCGACGAGGACGATCCGAACCAGCAGGCCATGAAGTGGGCCCTGTTCGACCGCCGCATCCGGCGGAAGCTCTTCCGCGCGGCGGGGGTGGAAGAGCTGGACGAGATCTGCGGGCCCGACGAAGAGTGAGGCGTCAGCCGGCGACGAACACGTTCCACTCGCAGGCGTCCGCGCCGCGCGCGGTGCAGGCCACGTGCTTGGCGTTGTGCGGCCGGGCGCCGTACTGCGACATCAGCTCGCTGACCACGCCGGTGTAGAAGGCGCAGGCGGCGCCGCCGGGGTCGGCGTTGCTGGTGAGGGCACCGCGCAGGCGAACGGTGAAGGGCCGGGGCTGCACCTGCAGCTGCGCCGTGCCCGCCAGCTGCCCGATCACCCGGCGCGCGGCGCGGGCGGCGGCGCGCATCTTCATTCCCGAGGGGAGCAGGCGCGCCCAGCGCCGCGAGGCCCCCGACTTTTCCTCCCACGCGCGGCGCGCCACGCGGCGCCCCGCCTCTTCGAAGATCTCGTCGCAGTCCGGCCGGCGGATCACCAGCCGGATCAGGTCTTCGACGGTGGCGCTGCTCTGCAGGCTCTTCTTGCGCGTTTCTTCGCGGAACTTGTGGATCTGCAGGTACACCACGTCGCTCAGCCCCAGGCGGCGGGGCATGCTGGCGGCCAGGTCTTCGCCTTCCAGCAGCTCCTCGGGCCGGTCCATGTCGCGCATGGTTTCCAGCAGGATCAACGGAAAGACGGGGGTCACGCTGGGCGTGTTGGGCCCAACGGGCCGGCGGCTGGAGGTCCTGCTCATTCTCGCGGAGGATCCGTGCATCTCGGTGGATGAAGGCGCCCAATCTCGCCCGGATACCCGCCTCCTGGCAAGGTGGGGCGCCGGAACGACTCCTGCCTTGCCGTGACGCCGTCCGTCGTCCCGAAGCGTCCACCGCACCACCGTACCTGGAGATCGATGCCGTTTCCTCCCGCACACATGCTGATCGGCGCCGGCCTGGCGGAGGTCGCCCGCTCCGGAATGCGCGACCCCCTGCCCCGCTGGCAGGCTTGGGCGGTCGGCGCGGGGATGGCGGCGCTGCCGGACGTGGACATCGTGCTGGGGATTCTGCTGGGCAAGGGCGGCTCGTACCACGGCACGTTCACCCACAGCCTGTCGGCGGTGGTGGTGTGGGCGCTGATCGGGTACGCCGTCGGCGGGGGGCGGTGGGCCGCGGTGTTCGGCGTGGGCTACGCCTCGCACCTGGTGGCGGACCTGCTGGACGAAAGCGGGCCCACCAACCTGATGCTGGGATGGCCGTTCTCGGGGCAGCGGCCGTACTCCATCGGCAAGCTCTTCCCCAAGGTGCCGGTGGAGGGGGACGGGATGGCCGACACGGCGCTGAACGTCCTGAGCCCGGAGTCGCTGATGCTGCTGGCGGCGCAGACGGCGATGGCCACCGGCTTCTTCGCCGTCTTCCTCCTGCTCGCGCGGCTGATCCGCGGCCGGCGGGAGCGCGTGTCGGTCGCCTGAGTCAGCGGCCGATGTCGGAAAGCAGGTCGTCCATGGCGATGGAGCAGCCACGCGCCTCCGCCCCCCGGGCGCGGCCCAGCACGCGGATGCCTTCCGGCGAGGTGATGCCCAGGTCCGCCGTCTGGATGGCGGCGACGGAGTGGAGGTTGGCCAGGTCCACGTGGCGCAGCACGCCCGTCTCGCCGTGCGGAAGCGGCTTCAGCGTCTCGGGATCGGTCGCCTGCGTCCGAACCCACGCGGGGCCCATGTGCAGCCGCCGCGAAGGCGGGAGCGCCGACCCCGCGACGCCGTCGTAGAACTGCGAGCTCATCTCCGTCATCCCGTACTCGTTCACGCACCAGGCGAACGGAACCCCCAGCAGCTCGTCGAACCCGGCGTACAGCTCCTCGCGCGTCACCTCTCGCGAGCGCCCCTTGAATCCCCCCGTGTCCATCAGCCGCGACCCCGCTGGCAGACGGTGGCGCACGCCGGCCTCGCGCAGCGCATCCAGCCAGTGCACGAACGCGAAGGCCGTCCCCAGGATGCACACCGGCTCGCCATCCCTCTCCGCGGCACACAGTGCGTCACCGAGCCCCTGGTGGTCGATGCCGCCGTCCGGGGACACGAACCATCCGCTGCCCTCCCCGCCGAAATCCGCCATCACCGCACCCGCCATGTGCGAAAGCGACGAGTCGGGCAGCGCGGACGGTGGCGGGACGAGCGAGATTACCCGTGGGCGGGCGCCGTCCGGCAGCAGGTGCGCGGCGAAGCCCGCCCGCAGCGCGGCATCGTACAGGGCCAGGTCGGGCACGTGGTGCGTTCCCCGCCGCTCCGGCCCGGCCGTGGTGCCGCTGGTGCGGAAGACGGCGGCCATCTCCGCACCCGCGTCGCCGCAGACGAGCGCCGCGGCCTTGAACGCGTCCGTGGGCACCGCGGGGATCTCGCCCCAGTGCGCGATGGAATCCGGAGAGGCGCCCCGCCGATCGCAGAACAGGCGGTAGGGCTGGTTGCACGCGTACTGGTGGGCGAACACCGCGCGCGCCAGCCGGTCGAACTCGCCGTCGTCCATGGCGGTGCCCGGCCCCATGCGGATGCGGGACAGCAGTTCGGAGCGCAGTTCGTCAGCGGCAGTGGTCATCGGCGGATCGGATGCGGTGCTCGGGCGCGCGGACAGGGATCGCGCGCGGCGGGATGTTGGGTGCGCAGGGTGTGCTTCGGCAAGTCCGCGG
This Longimicrobium sp. DNA region includes the following protein-coding sequences:
- a CDS encoding DUF3667 domain-containing protein, with translation MTNTIALGASENMSDPACENCATVLVGAFCHACGQAAGPPAASVRAFASQAAADLTNLDSRLLRTLGTLLGRPGRLTREYLDGRRVRYTQPLQLYLGAAAAFFFVNAYRPFLTFDPRTTRVVSSLNAIGVSGTVSRESLAPLASRGISMELFRERFEATVTGYLPAFLVASVLLFGLVLHLFHRRAPAGYVGHVVFSLHWSAFFLLLMILDRLLPARPPGQLPGLTDALIALIASVYLGVALHRVYGGGWLPTVLKTVCLYLLYQVLLSLWMLSAIALAFTVLL
- a CDS encoding class I SAM-dependent methyltransferase, which gives rise to MGQPIYDTIGIGYSAYRRPDPRIAAQIADALGTASTVLNVGAGAGSYEPADRRVAAVEPSGEMIRQRLPGAGPAVRAYADHLPFRDGSFDAALAVLTIHHWPDWRAGLQEMRRSARDRVVILTWDPEHPGFWLVQDYFPEIVEMDLLTMPAIAQMESVLGPVEVRPVFVPADCTDGFLGGYWRRPERYLDDGARGAISAFAKLRDPRPGLERLRADLADGSWNVRHGYLLARTALDIGYRLIVASAGSRHAY
- a CDS encoding serine hydrolase produces the protein MMIRIARLSLMLALVLAAPSRAQQGAPPPPERTDAALTARLDSLVRGFRGHVGIYVRHLPTGATVAIDADTVFPTASMIKVPILLTLYDQVQQGRLSLDARVPYPDTLTYRYTEATDVVGYMAAGDTLPLRELAFLMLTISDNHASLWIQALVGGGAAVNEWLDEHGFRHTRVNSRTPGREQARSVYGWGQTTPREIAEALVMIREGRAVSPRASEEMYRMLTRSYWDQEALSQIPPTIQAASKQGFVDRSRSEVLLVNAPTGDYVLAIITKNQVDTGYQPGNEGSRLLQAVSRAVYEHFNPEDTWRPAR
- a CDS encoding bifunctional oligoribonuclease/PAP phosphatase NrnA codes for the protein MSEQAGPVAALEVTPPSQLASTGRAAELAQLLQGRRGERHIVALQDFPDPDAISCGLAYREIAHRFGIAADLVYDGQISHPENRALVNLLGVPIQQYEPEMDLETYAAAVFVDNQGSTTHLTDRLKEAGVPTLAVVDHHDPDDVLDPIFSDVRPMGAAATMFVEYLSSGELLTLERNNEHHTRLATALMHGLHSETDGFVHARAPEYRAAAHLAPFIDPDLLEEVLCVQKSHATLSVIEQALHNRVVRNGFSVAGVGYVRWAERDSIPVAADFLLTEENVHTSVVFGLLAEEDGREVVSGSLRTHRPTLHVDEFLKRALGEDLRGRPYGGGRSRAGGFEIDVGFLKGDEDDPNQQAMKWALFDRRIRRKLFRAAGVEELDEICGPDEE
- a CDS encoding 4-vinyl reductase; this encodes MSRTSSRRPVGPNTPSVTPVFPLILLETMRDMDRPEELLEGEDLAASMPRRLGLSDVVYLQIHKFREETRKKSLQSSATVEDLIRLVIRRPDCDEIFEEAGRRVARRAWEEKSGASRRWARLLPSGMKMRAAARAARRVIGQLAGTAQLQVQPRPFTVRLRGALTSNADPGGAACAFYTGVVSELMSQYGARPHNAKHVACTARGADACEWNVFVAG
- a CDS encoding metal-dependent hydrolase, which translates into the protein MPFPPAHMLIGAGLAEVARSGMRDPLPRWQAWAVGAGMAALPDVDIVLGILLGKGGSYHGTFTHSLSAVVVWALIGYAVGGGRWAAVFGVGYASHLVADLLDESGPTNLMLGWPFSGQRPYSIGKLFPKVPVEGDGMADTALNVLSPESLMLLAAQTAMATGFFAVFLLLARLIRGRRERVSVA